The Rhododendron vialii isolate Sample 1 chromosome 8a, ASM3025357v1 genome has a window encoding:
- the LOC131336426 gene encoding GDSL esterase/lipase 7-like, with translation MAMNTMSSLFASLSFSFFFLLVQSQARGLGRVAPALYVFGDSVMDPGNNVFLNTRVKVNFTPYGIDFPGGPTGRFTNGYTIADFWYKWSNKRSHKPVPLPYLHPLSKEKSNTKGFNYASGTAGILPNTSCNIGENLPLGQQVKLFKETVEQYLPSLGAYNNRAELSNALSKSIFVVCMGSNDYINYLEPGSNTSKLYNAEQFGEFLVNELGNHLQELYNLGARKFVVFEIAPLGCLPDVIDKTKPSTICDEQINGLVSIFNTKLGVKLNELKSILNGPTFVTAKSYRFIHNIIHAPLHHGFSDSRQPCCASEIDGSGDCKPGTVPCQGRDSHVFWDRVHPTEALYKRIASECFNGKGLCSPMNIIQLAGKL, from the exons ATGGCAATGAACACCATGTCTTCTCTCTTTGCAAgtctctccttctccttcttctttctcttagTGCAGTCGCAAGCTCGTGGCCTTGGTCGGGTTGCACCGGCCTTGTACGTTTTTGGAGACTCGGTCATGGACCCAGGCAACAACGTCTTCTTAAATACCCGGGTGAAAGTAAATTTCACACCTTATGGCATTGATTTTCCGGGTGGACCAACGGGAAGATTCACCAATGGCTACACCATTGCTGATTTCTGGT ATAAATGGTCCAATAAACGGTCTCACAAACCCGTTCCATTGCCATACTTGCATCCTCTCAGTAAGGAGAAGTCAAATACCAAAGGTTTCAACTATGCGTCTGGAACAGCCGGTATCCTCCCTAATACCAGCTGTAACATT GGGGAGAACTTGCCACTGGGGCAACAAGTCAAGTTATTTAAAGAAACTGTTGAGCAATACTTGCCATCTTTGGGAGCTTACAATAACAGAGCCGAGCTCTCAAATGCCTTGTCAAAGTCTATTTTTGTGGTTTGTATGGGCAGCAATGACTACATAAATTATCTCGAACCCGGGTCCAACACAAGCAAATTATATAATGCAGAGCAATTTGGGGAATTCCTTGTGAACGAATTAGGCAACCATTTGCAG GAATTGTACAATTTGGGAGCAAGGAAATTTGTAGTGTTTGAAATCGCTCCACTCGGTTGCTTGCCGGATGTTATTGACAAAACCAAACCGTCGACAATATGCGATGAGCAGATAAATGGTTTGGTGTCAATTTTCAATACCAAACTTGGAGTTAAACTTAACGAACTTAAGTCCATTCTCAACGGCCCAACATTCGTCACTGCAAAATCTTACCGATTCATTCACAACATCATCCACGCTCCCCTTCACCATG GGTTTAGTGATTCAAGGCAGCCGTGTTGTGCTTCGGAAATCGATGGGAGTGGAGATTGCAAACCAGGAACAGTGCCTTGCCAAGGTAGAGATTCTCATGTATTTTGGGATAGAGTGCATCCAACAGAGGCACTATACAAGCGCATTGCAAGTGAATGTTTCAATGGAAAAGGCCTTTGCTCTCCCATGAACATAATCCAACTTGCTGGGAAACTTTGA
- the LOC131336428 gene encoding uncharacterized protein LOC131336428 isoform X1, whose product MDRTRATLLYMLLCIALFGRGTITLGNQDTEGYAAKRTQKQEEQHTHEVHCSRERSRAAWKIIEEYLMPFVEREKYEISRNCRLHPENDFFRDQEQHKIPVDINEWRCGYCKKIFQAEKFLDQHFDSRHYDLLNVSHSKCLADLCGALHCDLVVDSNSKLSKTKCNTAAAARNHHLCESLASSCFPVNHSPSANRLHELFLRQFCDAHTCSGGRKPFSRGRRKQTSILYLAISILTLMLLPIFYVIVYLYQRENRKGTQVLKRISQLGQKAKPS is encoded by the exons atggacaggacgaGAGCGACGCTGTTGTACATGCTCCTCTGTATAGCGCTTTTTGGACGGGGGACAATTACACTGGGAAATCag GACACAGAAGGATATGCAGCTAAAAG AACACAGAAGCAAGAAGAACAGCATACTCATGAAGTACATTGCTCCAGAGAAAGAAGTAGAGCAGCTTGGAAAATTATTGAGGAG TATCTGATGCCCTTTGTGGAACGAGAGAAGTATGAGATTTCAAGAAACTGTAGACTCCATCCTGAAAATGACTTCTTTAGAGATCAGGAGCAGCACAAGATCCCTGTGGACATAAATGAATGGCGCTGCGGATACTGTAAGAAAATCTTCCAAGCAGAGAAATTTCTCGATCAGCATTTTGACAGCAGACACTATGATCTCTTGAATGTT AGTCATAGCAAGTGCTTAGCAGATCTATGTGGGGCGCTGCACTGTGACCTTGTGGTGGACTCAAATTCAAAGTTAAGTAAAACCAAATGTAATACAGCAGCTGCTGCAAGGAATCACCACTTATGTGAG AGTCTTGCGAGTAGTTGTTTCCCCGTCAATCATAGTCCCTCCGCAAACCGTCTTCATG AATTGTTTTTGCGGCAATTCTGTGATGCTCACACTTGCTCAGGAGGACGAAAACCCTTTTCCAGAGGCAGGAGG AAGCAAACAAGCATTCTCTACTTGGCTATTTCAATCCTGACCCTGATGTTGCTCCCTATCTTCTACGTCATTGTCTATTTGTACCAGAG agaaaatagaaaaggtACCCAAGTACTGAAGCGCATCTCACAACTGGGACAAAAAGCAAAGCCCTCTTAG
- the LOC131336418 gene encoding uncharacterized protein LOC131336418, giving the protein MGKKTKKPGKGKEKTEKKTARAEEKRSRRETKKLSPEDDIDAILLSIQKEEAKKKEVHVEENVPAPSPRSNCSLNINPLKETELILYGGEFYNGSKTFVYGDLYRYDVEKQEWKLVLSPNSPPPRSAHQAVAWKNYLYIFGGEFTSPNQERFHHYKDFWVLDLKTNSWEQLNYKGCPSPRSGHRMVLYKHKIVVFGGFYDTLREVRYFNDLHVFDLDQFKWQEIKPTPGCMWPSARSGFQLFVHQDDIYLYGGYSKEVSSEKSDSEKGIVHSDMWSLDPRTWEWNKVKKIGMPPGPRAGFSMCIHKKRALLFGGVVDMEVKGDVIMSLFLNELYGFQLDNRRWYPLELRKEKSTKNKLKKSSGEEANTAALNNKLTPMEVEKSVTNDKDGDLEYLEEVDVESSIDDISLDIERNMTVDGLGVATTSDGRPPECSSKYPSQSSPLPEIVKPCGRINSCLVVGRDTLYIYGGMMEVKDREIALDDLYALNLSKLDEWKCIIPASESEWIEASEGEDEEDEEDSEQEESGSGDDVNETDDDDDNDDDDGKSSPSSLVLGDAVAIIKGEGKNLRRKDKRARIEQIRVSLGLSDSQRTPMPGETLKDFYKRTNMYWQMAAYEHTQHTGKELRKDGFDLAVSRYKELKPILDELAILEAEQKAEEEEGPESSSLTKRGNKKNKHVASK; this is encoded by the exons ATGGGGAAGAAGACGAAGAAACCAGGCAAAGGCAAAGAGAAAACGGAGAAGAAAACCGCCAGAGCTGAAGAGAAACGATCCCGCAGAGAAACCAAGAAGCTCTCTCCCGAAGACGACATCGACGCCATCTTG TTGAGTATACAGAAGGAGGAGGCCAAGAAAAAGGAAGTGCACGTCGAGGAGAATGTCCCTGCGCCATCTCCCCGTTCGAATTGCTCG TTGAACATCAATCCGTTGAAAGAGACTGAATTGATTCTGTACGGGGGTGAATTCTATAATGGTAGCAAG ACATTTGTATATGGTGATCTGTACCGGTATGATGTGGAAAAGCAGGAGTGGAAACTGGTTTTGAGCCCAAACAGCCCACCACCTCGTAGCGCACATCAGGCAGTTGCCTGGAAGAactatctatatatatttg GCGGTGAATTCACGTCTCCAAATCAAGAACGATTTCATCACTACAAG GACTTTTGGGTGCTGGACCTGAAAACAAATTCATGGGAACAGCTAAATTATAAAGGGTGTCCAAGTCCACGATCGGGTCATCGGATG GTCTTATACAAGCACAAGATTGTTGTTTTCGGTGGCTTCTATGACACTCTTAGAGAAGTGAG GTATTTCAATGATTTGCACGTCTTTGACTTGGATCAGTTTAAG TGGCAAGAGATAAAACCCACGCCTGGATGCATGTGGCCGAGTGCTCGGAGTGGTTTTCAGCTTTTTGTCCACCAAGATGAT ATATATTTATATGGTGGCTATTCCAAAGAAGTTTCATCTGAAAAAAGTGACTCGGAGAAGGGAATCGTTCATTCAGACATGTGGTCTCTTGATCCTAGGACTTGGGAGTGGAACAAG GTAAAGAAAATTGGGATGCCTCCTGGACCTCGTGCTGGGTTTTCTATGTGCATCCATAAAAAACGGGCTCTTCTTTTTGGTGGCGTAGTTGACATGGAAGTTAAAG GTGATGTTATAATGAGCTTGTTCTTGAATGAGCTTTATGGATTTCAGTTAGACAACCGTCGCTG GTACCCATTAGAGCTACGGAAGGAGAAGTCAACGAAAAACAAG TTGAAAAAGAGTTCAGGAGAGGAAGCTAACACTGCTGCTCTCAACAATAAATTAACTCCAATGGAAGTAGAAAAGAGTGTAACAAATGATAAAGACGGGGACTTGGAGTACCTTGAAGAGGTGGATGTGGAAAGCAGCATTGATGATATTTCTCTTGATATAGAGAGAAACATGACTGTTGATGGTTTGGGGGTAGCTACGACATCGGATGGAAGGCCTCCTGAATGTAGTTCGAAATATCCTTCGCAAAGTTCTCCTTTGCCGGAG ATAGTGAAGCCATGCGGACGCATTAATTCCTGCTTGGTTGTTGGAAGAGATACACTTTATATTTATGGGGGCATGATGGAAGTTAAAGATCGAGAAATTGCACTTGATGACTTGTATGCGCTTAATCTGAGCAAACTTGATGAATGGAAGTGCATCATACCG GCATCTGAATCCGAATGGATAGAAGCCTCTGAGGGTGAAGATGAGGAAGATGAAGAGGATAGTGAACAGGAAGAATCTGGTAGCGGAGATGACGTTAATGAgactgatgatgatgatgataacgATGATGAT GATGGGAAAAGCAGTCCTAGCTCTCTTGTGCTGGGAGATGCTGTGGCAATAATCAAGGGTGAGGGAAAGAATCTTCGGAGGAAAGACAAACGGGCCAGGATAGAGCAGATCAGAGTCAGTCTTGGCCTCTCCGATTCACAGAGAACACCAATG CCTGGAGAAACCTTGAAGGACTTCTACAAACGCACAAATATGTACTGGCAAATGGCTGCATATGAACATACTCAACATACGGGGAAG
- the LOC131336428 gene encoding uncharacterized protein LOC131336428 isoform X2, whose product MDRTRATLLYMLLCIALFGRGTITLGNQDTEGYAAKRTQKQEEQHTHEVHCSRERSRAAWKIIEEYLMPFVEREKYEISRNCRLHPENDFFRDQEQHKIPVDINEWRCGYCKKIFQAEKFLDQHFDSRHYDLLNSHSKCLADLCGALHCDLVVDSNSKLSKTKCNTAAAARNHHLCESLASSCFPVNHSPSANRLHELFLRQFCDAHTCSGGRKPFSRGRRKQTSILYLAISILTLMLLPIFYVIVYLYQRENRKGTQVLKRISQLGQKAKPS is encoded by the exons atggacaggacgaGAGCGACGCTGTTGTACATGCTCCTCTGTATAGCGCTTTTTGGACGGGGGACAATTACACTGGGAAATCag GACACAGAAGGATATGCAGCTAAAAG AACACAGAAGCAAGAAGAACAGCATACTCATGAAGTACATTGCTCCAGAGAAAGAAGTAGAGCAGCTTGGAAAATTATTGAGGAG TATCTGATGCCCTTTGTGGAACGAGAGAAGTATGAGATTTCAAGAAACTGTAGACTCCATCCTGAAAATGACTTCTTTAGAGATCAGGAGCAGCACAAGATCCCTGTGGACATAAATGAATGGCGCTGCGGATACTGTAAGAAAATCTTCCAAGCAGAGAAATTTCTCGATCAGCATTTTGACAGCAGACACTATGATCTCTTGAAT AGTCATAGCAAGTGCTTAGCAGATCTATGTGGGGCGCTGCACTGTGACCTTGTGGTGGACTCAAATTCAAAGTTAAGTAAAACCAAATGTAATACAGCAGCTGCTGCAAGGAATCACCACTTATGTGAG AGTCTTGCGAGTAGTTGTTTCCCCGTCAATCATAGTCCCTCCGCAAACCGTCTTCATG AATTGTTTTTGCGGCAATTCTGTGATGCTCACACTTGCTCAGGAGGACGAAAACCCTTTTCCAGAGGCAGGAGG AAGCAAACAAGCATTCTCTACTTGGCTATTTCAATCCTGACCCTGATGTTGCTCCCTATCTTCTACGTCATTGTCTATTTGTACCAGAG agaaaatagaaaaggtACCCAAGTACTGAAGCGCATCTCACAACTGGGACAAAAAGCAAAGCCCTCTTAG